In one Trichosurus vulpecula isolate mTriVul1 chromosome 8, mTriVul1.pri, whole genome shotgun sequence genomic region, the following are encoded:
- the FLRT2 gene encoding leucine-rich repeat transmembrane protein FLRT2 yields MGLKTTKWPSHGALLLKSWVIISLGLYMQVSKIMACPSVCRCDRNFVYCNERSLTSVPLGIPEGVTVLYLHNNQINNAGFPAELHNVQSVHTVYLYGNQLDEFPMNLPKNVKVLHLQENNIQTISRAALAQLLKLEELHLDDNSISTVGVEDGAFREAISLKLLFLSKNHLSSVPVGLPVDLQELRVDENRIAVISDMAFQNLTSLERLIVDGNLLTNKGIAEGTFSHLSKLKEFSIVRNSLSHPPPDLPGTHLVKLYLQDNQINHIPLTAFSNLHKLERLDISNNQLRMLAQGVFDNLSNLKQLTARNNPWFCDCGIKWVTEWLKFIPSSLNVRGFMCQGPEQVRGMAVRELNMNLLSCPTTTPGLSLITPPPSIVPPTTQIPTQTAATPSRNYTPLTPTVSKLLPTVPDWDDRERVTPPISERIQLSVHAVNDTSIQVSWLSLFTVMAYKLTWVKMGHSLVGGIVQERIVGGEKQHLSLINLEPRSTYRVCLVPLDAFNYRAGEDTICSEATTHASHLNNGSNTASSHEQTTSHNMGSPFLLAGLIGGAVIFVLVVLLSIFCWHMHKKGRYTSQKWKYNRGRRKDDYCEAGTKKDNSILEMTETSFQIVSLNNDQLLKGDFRLQPIYTPNGGINYTDCHIPNNMRYCNSSVPDLEHCHT; encoded by the coding sequence ATGGGCCTAAAGACTACAAAGTGGCCTAGCCACGGGGCTTTGCTTCTGAAATCTTGGGTTATCATTTCCCTGGGGCTCTACATGCAGGTTTCTAAAATCATGGCGTGCCCTAGCGTGTGCCGCTGTGACCGGAACTTTGTCTACTGTAACGAGCGAAGCTTGACCTCAGTGCCTCTTGGGATACCGGAGGGCGTAACCGTACTCTACCTCCACAATAACCAAATTAATAATGCCGGATTTCCTGCAGAACTGCACAATGTACAGTCGGTGCACACCGTCTACCTGTATGGCAACCAACTGGATGAATTCCCCATGAACCTACCCAAGAACGTCAAGGTTCTACACCTGCAGGAAAACAACATTCAGACCATTTCTCGGGCAGCTCTTGCTCAGCTTTTGAAGTTGGAAGAGCTACACCTGGATGACAACTCCATCTCTACAGTCGGTGTGGAAGATGGGGCATTCCGAGAAGCTATAAGTCTCAAGCTGTTGTTTCTGTCTAAGAACCATCTGAGCAGCGTGCCTGTTGGCCTCCCTGTGGATTTACAAGAACTGAGGGTAGATGAAAATCGAATTGCTGTTATATCAGACATGGCCTTTCAGAATCTCACAAGTTTGGAGCGTCTCATTGTGGATGGCAATCTCCTTACCAATAAGGGCATTGCTGAGGGGACTTTCAGCCATCTTTCAAAGCTCAAGGAATTTTCTATTGTGCGGAATTCACTATCCCACCCTCCACCTGATCTCCCAGGTACGCATCTGGTCAAGCTTTACTTACAGGATAACCAGATAAACCATATCCCTTTGACAGCATTTTCCAATCTCCACAAGTTGGAACGGCTGGATATTTCCAACAATCAGCTGCGGATGCTGGCTCAAGGGGTCTTTGATAATCTTTCCAACCTGAAGCAGCTCACTGCACGGAATAATCCTTGGTTTTGTGACTGCGGTATTAAATGGGTCACAGAGTGGCTCAAATTCATTCCTTCATCTCTTAATGTACGTGGTTTTATGTGCCAGGGGCCAGAACAGGTCAGGGGCATGGCCGTCAGGGAGCTGAATATGAATCTGTTGTCATGCCCTACCACTACGCCTGGATTATCTCTCATTACCCCACCCCCGAGTATTGTTCCTCCAACCACACAGATTCCCACTCAGACTGCAGCCACCCCTAGCAGAAATTATACTCCTCTGACACCCACTGTATCTAAACTCCTCCCCACTGTGCCTGACTGGGATGACAGAGAAAGGGTGACCCCTCCCATTTCTGAACGGATCCAACTCTCAGTCCATGCTGTGAATGACACTTCCATTCAAGTCAGTTGGCTTTCTCTCTTTACTGTGATGGCATACAAACTCACCTGGGTGAAAATGGGCCACAGCCTGGTAGGGGGCATCGTTCAAGAACGGATAGTCGGTGGTGAAAAGCAACATCTGAGTCTGATCAATTTAGAGCCCAGATCTACCTACCGGGTTTGCTTAGTGCCACTGGACGCTTTTAATTACCGAGCTGGAGAAGACACCATTTGTTCTGAGGCTACCACTCATGCCTCCCACTTAAACAATGGCAGTAACACAGCTTCCAGCCATGAGCAGACAACTTCTCACAACATGGGTTCCCCCTTTCTCCTGGCAGGTTTGATCGGGGGTGCAGTGATATTTGTGCTGGTGGTTTTGCTTAGCATTTTTTGCTGGCACATGCACAAAAAGGGGCGCTACACCTCCCAGAAGTGGAAATATAATCGGGGCCGGCGGAAAGACGACTACTGTGAGGCAGGCACCAAAAAGGACAACTCCATCCTGGAGATGACAGAAACCAGCTTTCAGATTGTCTCCTTAAATAATGATCAACTCCTTAAAGGAGATTTCAGACTGCAGCCCATTtacaccccaaatgggggcattaATTACACAGACTGCCACATTCCCAACAACATGAGATACTGCAACAGCAGCGTTCCAGACTTGGAGCACTGTCACACGTGA